A single window of Penaeus vannamei isolate JL-2024 chromosome 24, ASM4276789v1, whole genome shotgun sequence DNA harbors:
- the LOC113808854 gene encoding uncharacterized protein, producing MHSGNLALHKVTLSLGRVSSGLYPVEPSPFSLCCGCRLKDEKMIVFRGRVLWISIFLLAFVLSARCSYLYDECTVQDARSGLEIKTFGDSLRVTIANSDEDNDVTIGIKGKEKPKTLEIKKKWMEVECRVSGDEEIECGEEKSSTTESNSGGLAREFEIRNAEVLANCPQGLPNKELPPSTTVKFPRWNSTKEHFAVIPEVDLTVVLSIFGEDLVLCWDGNQAAVKASEGDCQGLPAREVHKVTLDYETQEIKSADGRVLRRLNSTNANKDDLMKMKADGGKAWAVQSLGDWPHPQDQDQSTDNQVEWTCNNGGTSGVILIVLLVLFIITTIVLAVYILRLRINSRTPSASSRELTLNTARETMVSKHPHRRDSGVETINDIYGFDD from the exons ATGCACAGCGGCAATCTGGCACTACACAAAGTAACCTTATCACTTGGGCGTGTCAGTTCTGGATTATATCCTGTGGAACCAAGTCCGTTCTCTCTTTGCTGTGGATGCAGgctgaaagatgaaaaaatgatcGTGTTTCGTGGACGTGTTCTGTggatttccatctttcttctggCATTCGTGTTGTCTGCAAGATGTTCTTATCTGTATGATG AGTGCACTGTACAGGATGCGCGTAGTGGACTTGAGATCAAAACCTTCGGGGACTCTCTCCGTGTGACCATCGCCAACTCCGATGAAGACAACGATGTCACCATAGGAATCAAAGGCAAAGAGAAACCAAAGACTcttgagataaagaagaaatggatgGAAGTTGAGTGCCGAGTTTCAGGCGACGAAGAGATCGAATGCGGCGAAGAGAAGTCCAGCACCACGGAGAGCAACTCTGGTGGCCTGGCGCGAGAATTTGAGATCAGGAATGCCGAGGTTCTTGCTAATTGTCCTCAGG GATTGCCCAACAAAGAGCTCCCCCCATCCACCACAGTCAAGTTCCCTCGCTGGAACTCCACCAAGGAACACTTCGCCGTCATCCCGGAGGTGGACCTGACTGTTGTTTTGTCCATATTTGGAGAAGATCTTGTCCTTTGTTGGGACGGAAACCAGGCGGCCGTcaaggcgagcgaaggagacTGTCAAGGCTTGCCAGCCCGCGAGGTGCACAAGGTCACACTCGATTACGAGACACAGGAGATCAAG AGTGCTGATGGCCGAGTTCTGAGAAGACTGAATAGCACCAACGCAAATAAAGATGACCTGATGAAGATGAAGGCTGACGGAGGCAAGGCCTGGGCTGTGCAGAGTCTGGGAGACTGGCCTCACCCTCAAGACCAAGACCAAAGCACGGACAACCAAGTGGAGT GGACATGCAACAATGGTGGAACGAGCGGAGTAATCCTGATTGTTTTGCTTGTTCTcttcattatcacaactattgtTTTGGCCGTTTACATTCTACGTCTCAGG ataaactcAAGAACTCCATCTGCTTCTTCTCGAGAGCTTACACTTAATACAg CGAGGGAGACCATGGTCAGCAAGCATCCTCACAGACGGGACTCTGGAGTGGAAACTATCAATGATATCTATGGATTCGATGACTAG